CGTCGTCGCCGAGTTCACGGGCTACTCGAACCCCGCTCTGTTCGCCGTAATCTGCCAGCTGATCGTCGTTGGCCTCGCGATCTTCGGCCACGAGGGCATCAGCCGGGTCGAGCCGTGGCTCGCCGTGGTCATGATCGGCATCATCGGGTACGTCCTGACCGTCGCATTCACGACCTTCCCGCCGAGCGCCTACTTCGCGGTTCCCGCCGACGCCTCGATCGGGCTGACGAACCTCACCGTGCTCGACATCGTGATCGCGACCGCCATCTCCTGGACGGTCTTGTCGGCCGACTTCAACCGCCTTGGCCGCAGCACGCGCCCGACCGTGGTCGGTTCGGGTGTCGGCTACGTCGTCTCGACCTTCCTGTCGATGACGCTCGGCGCCACCGCGATCGCCTACGTCGTGCTTGCTGGCGGCGAGGTCGTCGAGTTCGACCCGGGCGTCATCGTCGGCGAGTTCGGCGTCGCGCTGGCCGCCGTCATCTTCGTCTCGGTGATGGCGACCAACACGCTCGTCGTCTACGGCATGACCACGTCGGCCATCAACGCGCTGCCGCGCCTGAAGCTCCGCTTCCTGCCGACCGCGCTCGTGATCGGCGCGATCACGGTCATCGGCTCGACGTTCCTCGGCCTCCTCGGCCTCTTCATCGACTTCCTGTTCGTGATCGGGGCGATCTTCATTCCCGTGTTCGCGATCATGATCGTCGACTACTACGTCGTCAACCGTCGCGTCTACACGGCCGACATCCTGAAGCACCGCGGTGGCCGGTACTGGTTCACCGGCGGCGTGAACATTCCGATGATCATCGTGTGGGTGCTCGGATTCGGCTTCTCGTTGCTGCTGACCTACCAGTTCCCGAGCCCCATCGGTGCGACGATTCCGGCATTCGTGTTCACGGTCGTGATCGCTGTTGCCGCCGCAGCGCTGACGGGCCGCCTGACGCGCGACGGCTCCGAGCCCGAGCACCAGCACCTCGCGGACGCCGCACCCGAACGGGCGGTCGAGGCGTAGCCTCTGGGGATGCTGATCGATCTGAGCCACCCGATCGCCGGGGGGATGACCGTCTTCCCCGGCGATCCGGCGGTCTCGATCGAGAACGCGGCGAGCATCGAGACCGACGGCTTCCGCGTCAGCTCCCTCCACCTGGGTACCCACACCGGCACCCACCTGGATGCTCCCGCGCACTCCATCGCGGACGGCGCCACCCTCGAGGCGGTCGCCCTCGACGACCTGGTCGCCCCGCTCGTCGTGCTCGACGCGACGGGCCGCGCCGCCCGAGACCGCATCGGTGTCGACGTGCTGAACGCCGCACCGGAGATCGCGCCCGGTGACATCGTCGCGGTGCGGACAGGCTGGGACGCGCGATTTGGCGACGATACGTACCTCGAGCATCCCGTCATCGACGTTGCTCTCGCGACCGCGCTCTGGCACCGTGGCGTGCGTGTGCTGGGCGTCGACACCCTGAACCCCGATGCGTCGTGGCCGGGTGACAACGGCGCCTGGGCACTTCCCGTACACGAGTTCTGGCTCGGTAACGGGGGAGTGATCGTCGAAAACCTGGCAGCCCTTGACCGCGTGCCCACGAGCGGGGCCGAGGCGATCATCCTGCCGCTGCGCCTCGATGGGCTCGACGGCGCTCCCGTGCGAGCCGTCGCTCGCGTGCCGGACGAGCAGGCCGCCAGCGACCGGTAGAGTGGTGAGCGACCCAGACGTCCTTTAAGCACCGTCCTGTGAGGCGGGGAAGGAGGTCGCGATGTCCGCACGCCCTGTGCTGCAGACAGCCGACATTGCCCGCGCGCTGCGCCGTATCGCCCACGAAATCCTCGAGGCACGACGCGGTGACGGCCGTCTCGTCTTCCTCGGCATTCCGACTCGCGGAGCCGCCCTCGCCGAGCGCCTGCACGCCATCGTGGAGGAGATCGAGCCCGGCGTCGCCGAGGCCGGCACCCTCGATGTGACGATGCACCGCGACGACTTGGGGCGAAGCGCAACCCGCGCCCCCTCGCCGACCCGCATCCCCTCTGGCGGCATCGATGACGCGGTCGTCGTCCTCGTCGACGACGTGTTGTTCTCCGGCCGCACCGTGCGCGCCGCCCTCGACGCGCTCGCCGACCACGGTCGACCGCGCGCCGTGCGGCTCGCCGTGCTGGTCGACCGCGGGCACCGCGAACTGCCGATCCGCGCCGATTTTGTCGGCAAGAACCTGCCATCGGCGACCAGCGAGCGCGTGTTCGTGCGCCTCACCGAGGTCGACGGCGTCGATGAGGTGGCGATCAGCTCATGAGGCATCTGCTCACGACGAAAGACCTGGCCCGCGACGACGCGGTGCGCATCCTCGACGTCGCCGAAGAGATGGCGGCGACCGCCGACCGCGAGGTCAAGAAGCTGCCGGCGCTGCGCGGCAAAACCATCGTCAACCTGTTCTTCGAAGACTCGACGCGCACCCGGCTCTCGTTCGAGTCGGCCGCCAAGCGCCTGAGCGCCGACGTCATCACCTTCAGCGCGAAGGGCTCGAGCGTGTCGAAGGGTGAGAGCCTGAAAGACACGGCTCAGACCCTCGTCGCCATGGGGGCCGACGCGATCGTCGTGCGGCATCACGCCTCGGGTGCCGCCCACCGGCTCGCCCACGCCGGCTGGATCGACGCGGCCATCATCAACGCCGGCGACGGCACCCACGAGCATCCCACGCAGGCGCTACTCGACGCGTTCACCCTGCGGCGGCGTCTGCACGGTGAGGATGCCCGCGGTCGCGCCCTCGACGGCGCCCGCGTCGTGATCGTCGGCGACATCCTGCACTCCCGCGTCGCCCGCTCGAACGTCTGGCTGCTCGCCACGCTCGGCGCCGAGGTGCACCTGGTCGCCCCCCGAACCCTGCAACCGGCGGGGATCGAGGCGTGGCCCGCCACGGTGCACGAGCTGCTCGACGACGCGCTCGCGACTGGGCCCGACGCCGTCATGATGCTGCGCATCCAGCGTGAACGGATGCACGACGCCTTCTTCCCCACCGAGCGCGAATACGCGCGCATCTGGGGGCTGACGGCCGAGCGCTTCGCCGCTCTTCCCGCCGATACGATAGTGATGCACCCCGGCCCGATGAATCGTGGGCTCGAGATCGCGTCCGTCGCCGCCGACTCGACCCGATCGACGGTGCTTGAACAAGTCACGAATGGGGTGTCGATCCGCATGGCAGTGCTCTACCTCCTCGTTTCCGGAACCGACGGGGGTCGAGCATGAGCGGCATCCTGATCCGCGGTGCGTCGCTTATGGGCGGTGACCGCGCCGATATTCGCATCGCTGACGGCGCGATCGTCGCCGTCGGGTCGGCATCCGCCGAGTCGGGCGATCACGTCATTGACGCCGACGGCCTCGTGGCCCTCCCGGGCCTCGTCGACCTCCACACGCACCTCCGCGAGCCCGGGGGAGAAGCATCCGAAACCGTGCTCACCGGCACGCGCGCCGCGGCCGCGGGCGGCTTCACCGCCGTGTTCGCGATGGCCAACACGACGCCGGTGGCCGACACCGCCGGGGTCGTCGAGCAGGTGGAGGCACTCGGCCGCCAGCACGGCTACGCGACCGTGCGCCCCATCGGCGCGGTCACGGTCGGGCTCGCCGGGCAGCAGCTGGCCGAGCTCGGCGCGATGGCCGCCTCCCGCGCCCAGGTGCGCGTGTTCAGCGACGACGGCCACTGCGTCGCGGATCCGCTCATGATGCGTCGCGCTCTCGAGTACGTCGCCGCATTCGACGGCGTCGTCGCGCAGCACGCGCAGGAGCCGCGCCTCACCGAGGGCGCCCAGATGAATGAGGGCCCGCTGTCGGGAGAACTCGGGCTCACGGGTTGGCCGGCGGCGGCGGAAGAGTCGATCATCGCCCGCGATGTGTTGCTCGCCGAACACACGAACTCGCGACTGCACGTGTGCCACGTCTCGACCGCCGGCAGCGTCGACGTGGTCCGGTGGGCGAAGGCGCGGGGCATCCTGGTGACCGCCGAGGTGACCCCACACCACCTGCTGCTCACCGACGAGACGGCCCGCGACTACGACGCCCGCTTCAAGGTGAACCCGCCGCTGCGGCGCGCGGAGGACGTCGCCGCGCTGCGCGCCGCCGTCGCCGACGGCACGATCGACATCGTCGCGACCGACCACGCCCCGCACCCCGACGAAAGCAAAGAGTGCGCCTGGTCGGAGGCGGCCTTCGGCATGGTCGGCCTCGAGTCGGCGCTGTCGGTCGTGCAGCACGCTCTCGTCGACACCGGGATGCTCGACTGGGCATCCGTCGCCCGCGTGCTCTCGACGACCCCGGCGCACATCGGCCGTCTCGCGGGCTACGACCGGCCCCTGAGCGTCGGCGCGCCCGCCCACCTCACGCTCGTCGACCCGGCCGCCTCGCGCACGTGGTCGCCCGGCGAGCTGCGCGGCCGCAGCCGCAACACGCCGTACACGGGACTCACCCTGCCCGGCCGCGTGGTCGCCACCGTGCACGGAGGCGTGCCCACCGTGCTCGACGGCGCCCTCGTTGACGCCGAGACCGTCGCCGCCGCGGCGGGGACGGGGCGCTGACATGGACCGTCTTCTGCCCGGGGCGCTCATGATTGCCCTCATGCTGGCGCTGCTCGCGCTCGCCTGGTGGGGGTGGCGCGGTCGCCGCCGCCGCCAGGGCGGGTTCGCCGCTCCGCACCGCGCGCCCGACACCCTCGGCGCACCATTGTTCCTCACCGAGGCGATCGCGCACGCCACGACCCTCGCGAGCCAGCCGTTGGAGCGCGTCAACGCGCACGGGCTCGGCTACCGCTCGCGCATCCAGGTGGGCGTCCACGATGAGGGCGTCGTGCTCGCCTACCCCGGCGACGAGCCCATCCTCGTGCCGGCCGCCGACATCATCGGCGTCGGTCGCGGCACCTGGACCATCGACAAGGCCGTCGAGCCCGACGGCTTGACGGTGCTCAGCTGGCGCCTCGGAGACACCGAGGTCGACACCTGGCTGCGCCTACCCGCACGCGACGACCGCGAGGTTATCGACGCGGTGCGCGCGCGCATCCCGAACGCTTCTTCCACCCCCGACGAAAGGTCCACCGATGACGCATGAGAAGGCCGTGCTCGTCCTCGAGGACGGCACCCGCTTCACCGGGCGCGCCTACGGCGCCCGCGGCGAGACCATCGGCGAAGCCGTGTTCTCGACCGGCATGAGCGGCTACCAAGAGACGCTGACCGACCCGAGCTACGCGGGGCAGATCGTCGTGCAGACGGCGCCGCACATCGGCAACACGGGCATGAACCCCGAAGACCCCGAGAGTCGCCGCATCTGGGTGGCGGGCTACGTCGTGCGTGACCCCTCGCGCGTCGTGTCGAACCACCGCGCGACGCGCAGCCTCGATGACGATCTCGAGCGCGACGGTATCGTCGGCATCAGCGGCATCGACACGCGCGCGCTCACGCGCCGCATTCGCGAGGTGGGCGCCATGCGCGCCGGCATCTTCTCGGGCGAATTGGCCGAGCTGGATGCTGCTGACCAGCTCGCGCGCGTCACCGCCGCCCCCGAGATGACCGGCCAAAACCTGTCGGCCCAGGTCAGCGTCGAGACGGGCGAGGTCGTTCCGGCCGAGGGGGAGCGCATCGGCACGCTCGCGATCATCGACCTCGGGATCAAGTCAGCAACAGTGCGTGCCCTTGCCGAGCGTGGCTTCGAGGTGCACGTGCTGCCGCAGTCGACGACGATCGACGAGCTGCGCGCTCTGAACCCGGTCGCCGTCTTCTACTCGAACGGCCCGGGTGACCCCGCGGCAAGTGAGAGCCACGTCGAGCTGCTGCAGCACGTGCTGCGCGATCGCACGCCGTTCTTCGGCATCTGCTTCGGCAACCAGTTGCTCGGCCGGGCGCTCGGCTTCGGCACCTACAAGCTGCCGTACGGGCACCGCGGCATCAACCAGCCCGTGCTCGACAAAGAGACCGGCCGCATCGAGATCACGGCGCACAACCACGGCTTCGCGGTCGACGCACCGCTCGAGGGCGTCGTCGACAGCCCCGCCGGCTTCGGCCGCGTCGAGGTGAGCCACATCGGCCTCAACGACCAGGTGGTCGAGGGCCTGCGCGCGCTCGACGTGCCCGCGTTCAGCGTGCAGTACCACCCGGAGGCGGCCGCCGGCCCCCACGACTCCACGTACCTGTTTGACCGGTTCCGCGAGATGGTTCTTGAGAACCTTAACCGCGCATCCGCCGCCGATTCGGAAGGCCAGGCCTGATGCCCAAGCGCGACGACATCAACTCCGTCCTCGTCATTGGCTCCGGCCCGATCGTGATCGGGCAGGCAGCCGAGTTCGACTACTCGGGAACCCAGGCGTGCCGCGTGCTGCGCAGCGAGGGCATCCGCGTGATCCTCGTGAACTCGAACCCGGCGACGATCATGACCGACCCCGACTTCGCCGATGCGACCTACGTCGAGCCGATCACGCCCGAGATCATCGAGGCGATCATCGCGAAAGAGAAGCCCGACGCGGTGCTGCCGACCCTCGGCGGCCAGACGGCGCTGAACGCGGCCATCAAGCTGCACGAGCGCGGCATTCTCGAGAAGTACGGCGTCGAGCTGATCGGTGCATCGTTCGAGGCGATCCACAAGGCCGAAGACCGCCAGGCGTTCAAGCAGCTCGTGCTTGACGCGGGCGCCGACGTCGCCCGCAGTGCGATCGTGCACACGGTCGACGAGGCGCTGGCCGCCGCCGACGACCTCGGATACCCCATGGTCATTCGCCCGTCGTTCACGATGGGCGGCCTCGGCTCGGGCTTCGCGTACGAGGAGGCCGAGCTGAAGCGCATGGTGAGCGACGGCCTGCACGCCTCGCCGACGACCGAGGTGCTGCTCGAAGAGTCGATTCTCGGCTGGAAAGAGTACGAGCTCGAGCTCATGCGCGACCGCGCCGACAACACGGTGGTCGTCTGCTCGATTGAGAACGTCGACCCCGTCGGCGTGCACACGGGCGACTCGATCACCGTCGCGCCCGCGCTGACCCTCACCGACCGCGAGTACCAAAACCTGCGCGACATCGGTCTGCAGATCATTCGTGACGTGGGCGTCGACACGGGCGGCTGCAACGT
The sequence above is a segment of the Microcella alkaliphila genome. Coding sequences within it:
- a CDS encoding purine-cytosine permease family protein — encoded protein: MSTTTARPSAWRRLSDRLEANADGSGPLRGSLTWRRIAMIWLASNFVVTTMLTGTIFVPGVGYGEALMLILVGSIIGGAVLVTVGAIGTRTGLATMSLTRGAFGTRGSLLPVAANLLILLGWSWVQAMLAGITVDFVVAEFTGYSNPALFAVICQLIVVGLAIFGHEGISRVEPWLAVVMIGIIGYVLTVAFTTFPPSAYFAVPADASIGLTNLTVLDIVIATAISWTVLSADFNRLGRSTRPTVVGSGVGYVVSTFLSMTLGATAIAYVVLAGGEVVEFDPGVIVGEFGVALAAVIFVSVMATNTLVVYGMTTSAINALPRLKLRFLPTALVIGAITVIGSTFLGLLGLFIDFLFVIGAIFIPVFAIMIVDYYVVNRRVYTADILKHRGGRYWFTGGVNIPMIIVWVLGFGFSLLLTYQFPSPIGATIPAFVFTVVIAVAAAALTGRLTRDGSEPEHQHLADAAPERAVEA
- a CDS encoding cyclase family protein, giving the protein MLIDLSHPIAGGMTVFPGDPAVSIENAASIETDGFRVSSLHLGTHTGTHLDAPAHSIADGATLEAVALDDLVAPLVVLDATGRAARDRIGVDVLNAAPEIAPGDIVAVRTGWDARFGDDTYLEHPVIDVALATALWHRGVRVLGVDTLNPDASWPGDNGAWALPVHEFWLGNGGVIVENLAALDRVPTSGAEAIILPLRLDGLDGAPVRAVARVPDEQAASDR
- the pyrR gene encoding bifunctional pyr operon transcriptional regulator/uracil phosphoribosyltransferase PyrR — encoded protein: MSARPVLQTADIARALRRIAHEILEARRGDGRLVFLGIPTRGAALAERLHAIVEEIEPGVAEAGTLDVTMHRDDLGRSATRAPSPTRIPSGGIDDAVVVLVDDVLFSGRTVRAALDALADHGRPRAVRLAVLVDRGHRELPIRADFVGKNLPSATSERVFVRLTEVDGVDEVAISS
- a CDS encoding aspartate carbamoyltransferase catalytic subunit: MRHLLTTKDLARDDAVRILDVAEEMAATADREVKKLPALRGKTIVNLFFEDSTRTRLSFESAAKRLSADVITFSAKGSSVSKGESLKDTAQTLVAMGADAIVVRHHASGAAHRLAHAGWIDAAIINAGDGTHEHPTQALLDAFTLRRRLHGEDARGRALDGARVVIVGDILHSRVARSNVWLLATLGAEVHLVAPRTLQPAGIEAWPATVHELLDDALATGPDAVMMLRIQRERMHDAFFPTEREYARIWGLTAERFAALPADTIVMHPGPMNRGLEIASVAADSTRSTVLEQVTNGVSIRMAVLYLLVSGTDGGRA
- a CDS encoding dihydroorotase; its protein translation is MSGILIRGASLMGGDRADIRIADGAIVAVGSASAESGDHVIDADGLVALPGLVDLHTHLREPGGEASETVLTGTRAAAAGGFTAVFAMANTTPVADTAGVVEQVEALGRQHGYATVRPIGAVTVGLAGQQLAELGAMAASRAQVRVFSDDGHCVADPLMMRRALEYVAAFDGVVAQHAQEPRLTEGAQMNEGPLSGELGLTGWPAAAEESIIARDVLLAEHTNSRLHVCHVSTAGSVDVVRWAKARGILVTAEVTPHHLLLTDETARDYDARFKVNPPLRRAEDVAALRAAVADGTIDIVATDHAPHPDESKECAWSEAAFGMVGLESALSVVQHALVDTGMLDWASVARVLSTTPAHIGRLAGYDRPLSVGAPAHLTLVDPAASRTWSPGELRGRSRNTPYTGLTLPGRVVATVHGGVPTVLDGALVDAETVAAAAGTGR
- the carA gene encoding glutamine-hydrolyzing carbamoyl-phosphate synthase small subunit, which codes for MTHEKAVLVLEDGTRFTGRAYGARGETIGEAVFSTGMSGYQETLTDPSYAGQIVVQTAPHIGNTGMNPEDPESRRIWVAGYVVRDPSRVVSNHRATRSLDDDLERDGIVGISGIDTRALTRRIREVGAMRAGIFSGELAELDAADQLARVTAAPEMTGQNLSAQVSVETGEVVPAEGERIGTLAIIDLGIKSATVRALAERGFEVHVLPQSTTIDELRALNPVAVFYSNGPGDPAASESHVELLQHVLRDRTPFFGICFGNQLLGRALGFGTYKLPYGHRGINQPVLDKETGRIEITAHNHGFAVDAPLEGVVDSPAGFGRVEVSHIGLNDQVVEGLRALDVPAFSVQYHPEAAAGPHDSTYLFDRFREMVLENLNRASAADSEGQA